In Rhodococcus rhodochrous, a single genomic region encodes these proteins:
- a CDS encoding vWA domain-containing protein, with protein sequence MSRSARYGPYAGGDPLAPPVDLRDALAAIGDDVMAGASPKRALRELLRRGHDGMRGLDKLAAQANRRRRQLLDRTNLDGTLREVRELLDRAVLEERKELARALDDDARFAEMRIEELPTSTAQAVQELADYDWRSAQARQDYEKIRDLLGREMLDQRFSGMKQALEGATDEDRQRISEMLEDLNDLLDKHSRGEDTEEDFEQFMAQHGEFFPENPQNVEELLDSLAQRAAAAQRLRNSLTPEQRDELDALAQQAFGSPDLMSQLDRLDGHLRAARPGEDWTGSEQVRGEQGMGLGEATSALQELSELDQLAEQLSQQYAGASLDDIDLDALARHLGPEAAADARTLAELEKELQRQGFFDRGADGQWRLSPKAMRRLGEAALRDVVNRISSRTGQRESRRAGVLGEPTGASKAWEFGDTEPWDVVRTLTNATLRSPGLPVRMSVQDVEVIETEQRTQAAVALLVDTSFSMVMDGRWVPMKRTALALNHLVSTRFRGDALQLIAFGRHARVVSASELAGLDGVYEQGTNLHHALMLAGRHLRRHPNAQPVVFVVTDGEPTAHLEPDGFAAFDYPPSARTLGLTVRELDHIARLGTQVTIFRLGSDPGLARIVDVLARRVGGRVVAPDVDGLGAAVVADYVRARRRS encoded by the coding sequence ATGAGCAGGTCGGCCCGCTACGGTCCGTATGCCGGGGGCGATCCGCTCGCCCCACCGGTGGACCTGCGCGACGCGCTCGCCGCGATCGGCGACGACGTCATGGCCGGCGCGTCACCCAAGCGCGCCCTGCGGGAGTTGCTGCGTCGCGGGCACGACGGCATGCGCGGCCTCGACAAGCTTGCCGCGCAGGCGAACCGGCGCCGACGTCAGCTGCTCGACCGCACCAACCTCGACGGCACCCTGCGTGAGGTGCGCGAACTCCTCGACCGCGCCGTGCTCGAGGAACGCAAGGAACTGGCCCGAGCCCTCGACGACGACGCGCGGTTCGCGGAGATGCGGATCGAGGAACTGCCGACGTCGACGGCGCAGGCCGTGCAGGAACTCGCCGACTACGACTGGCGCAGCGCGCAGGCCCGGCAGGACTACGAGAAGATCCGCGATCTGCTCGGCCGGGAGATGCTCGACCAGCGCTTCTCCGGGATGAAGCAGGCGCTCGAGGGGGCCACCGACGAGGACCGGCAACGCATCTCGGAGATGCTCGAGGACCTCAACGATCTGCTCGACAAGCACTCCCGCGGTGAGGACACCGAGGAGGACTTCGAGCAGTTCATGGCCCAGCACGGCGAGTTCTTCCCGGAGAACCCGCAGAACGTCGAGGAACTGCTCGACTCCCTCGCCCAGCGGGCTGCGGCGGCGCAGCGGCTGCGCAACTCCCTCACCCCCGAGCAGCGCGACGAACTCGACGCGCTGGCCCAGCAGGCGTTCGGATCCCCGGATCTGATGAGCCAGCTCGACCGTCTCGACGGCCACCTGCGTGCCGCCCGTCCCGGCGAGGACTGGACCGGCTCCGAGCAGGTGCGCGGCGAACAGGGCATGGGTCTCGGCGAGGCCACCTCGGCGCTGCAGGAGTTGTCCGAACTCGACCAGCTCGCCGAGCAGCTGTCGCAGCAGTACGCCGGGGCGTCCCTCGACGACATCGACCTCGACGCGCTCGCCCGTCATCTCGGTCCCGAGGCCGCGGCCGATGCACGTACTCTCGCCGAACTCGAGAAGGAACTGCAGCGGCAGGGCTTCTTCGACCGGGGCGCCGACGGGCAGTGGCGACTGTCGCCCAAGGCCATGCGCCGACTCGGCGAGGCGGCCCTGCGCGACGTCGTCAATCGCATCTCGTCGCGCACCGGGCAACGAGAGTCGCGGCGGGCGGGTGTGCTCGGCGAACCGACCGGCGCGTCGAAGGCATGGGAGTTCGGTGACACCGAACCGTGGGACGTCGTGCGGACCCTCACCAACGCGACCCTGCGCAGTCCCGGTCTGCCGGTGCGGATGTCGGTGCAGGACGTCGAGGTGATCGAGACCGAACAGCGGACGCAGGCGGCGGTCGCGCTGCTCGTCGACACGTCGTTCTCGATGGTCATGGACGGTCGTTGGGTGCCGATGAAACGCACGGCCCTCGCACTGAACCATCTCGTGTCCACGCGCTTCCGCGGGGATGCGCTGCAGCTCATCGCGTTCGGCCGGCACGCCCGTGTGGTGTCGGCGTCCGAACTCGCCGGGCTCGACGGCGTCTACGAGCAGGGCACCAATCTGCACCACGCACTGATGCTCGCGGGTCGTCACCTGCGTCGTCATCCCAACGCGCAGCCGGTGGTCTTCGTCGTCACCGACGGTGAACCCACCGCCCATCTCGAACCGGACGGCTTCGCGGCCTTCGACTATCCGCCGAGCGCACGCACTCTCGGGTTGACGGTGCGCGAACTCGACCACATCGCGCGGCTCGGAACCCAGGTGACGATCTTCCGCCTCGGCAGCGATCCGGGGCTCGCGCGGATCGTCGACGTGCTGGCACGTCGTGTCGGGGGACGGGTGGTCGCGCCCGACGTCGACGGTCTGGGAGCGGCGGTCGTCGCAGACTACGTGCGCGCTCGTCGGAGGTCCTGA
- a CDS encoding MFS transporter, with amino-acid sequence MPHPPRHWLLYLCLSTALLHAAFQSIRVLVSYRILALGGDATTIGAVTALYAIVPLIAAVRMGRAVDRGHATAILRSGIVVTTVGAGLIALSSGLLVLAAGNVVLGLGQLLVTVSGQAFVSILSPPGQLDRGFAGLTLGVSVGQAVGVPVSGVIAATTGDGNGSVETTGALLVMTVVSLLSLPLVLGLREPPGSGRTAEDGAPQSILSMLGTKGMKPAMLSSLVVLASVDLVVAYLPLLGEQFGFGVLLVSILLTARTVASIVSRALLPWALRRIPRRWLLVSATAGTIVPVALLPLVPNPWVIGALLAVCGMFWGVGQPLTMTWVVELVAPVDRASALAVRLTGNRLGQVAVPMVAGAIAGVAGVASIFWVTAVLLSTAAATTWRSVRR; translated from the coding sequence ATGCCGCATCCTCCGCGTCACTGGCTGCTGTACCTGTGCTTGTCCACGGCCCTGCTGCACGCGGCATTCCAGTCGATCCGCGTCCTGGTCTCCTACCGGATCCTCGCGCTGGGCGGCGACGCGACCACCATCGGTGCCGTCACCGCGCTCTACGCCATCGTCCCGCTGATCGCGGCGGTGCGGATGGGGCGCGCAGTGGACCGTGGGCACGCGACCGCCATTCTGCGTTCGGGCATCGTCGTCACGACGGTCGGCGCCGGGTTGATCGCGCTCAGTTCGGGATTGCTCGTGCTGGCCGCAGGCAACGTCGTGCTCGGTCTCGGGCAGTTGCTCGTCACGGTGTCGGGGCAGGCGTTCGTGTCGATCCTGTCGCCGCCGGGTCAACTGGATCGCGGGTTCGCCGGGCTCACGCTGGGTGTGTCGGTCGGGCAGGCCGTCGGCGTGCCCGTCTCCGGTGTGATCGCCGCGACCACCGGTGACGGCAACGGATCCGTGGAGACCACCGGCGCACTGCTGGTCATGACGGTGGTCTCGCTGCTCTCCCTGCCGCTCGTGCTGGGATTGCGCGAGCCGCCGGGATCCGGCCGCACCGCGGAGGACGGCGCGCCCCAGTCGATCCTGTCGATGCTCGGGACGAAGGGCATGAAGCCCGCGATGCTGTCGAGCCTCGTGGTCCTCGCCTCGGTCGACCTCGTCGTGGCCTACCTGCCGTTGCTCGGCGAACAGTTCGGGTTCGGTGTGCTGCTGGTATCGATCCTGCTCACCGCCCGCACCGTGGCATCGATCGTCTCGCGTGCCCTGCTGCCGTGGGCACTGCGCCGCATTCCGCGCAGGTGGCTGCTCGTCTCCGCGACCGCCGGGACCATCGTGCCGGTCGCGCTGCTGCCGCTCGTGCCGAACCCGTGGGTCATCGGCGCGTTGCTCGCCGTGTGCGGAATGTTCTGGGGTGTCGGCCAACCCCTGACGATGACGTGGGTGGTCGAACTCGTCGCACCGGTCGACCGCGCGTCGGCGCTGGCCGTGCGGTTGACCGGCAACCGTCTCGGGCAGGTCGCGGTGCCCATGGTTGCCGGTGCGATCGCCGGGGTCGCCGGTGTCGCGTCGATCTTCTGGGTGACCGCTGTCCTGCTGTCCACCGCCGCCGCGACCACCTGGCGGTCGGTGCGACGCTGA
- a CDS encoding AEC family transporter: MSGVIAGFSVIFVIIAIGFTLGRMGTLGHEAQTVLSRLVFFVATPALLFDVLATSDLSVIFSPNLYIAAATAFAVAIVHFVVAKLWLRRAVPEATIGALCAGYVNSANLGIPIAVFVLGDASFVAPLLLFQIVVLSPIALTMLDLSTMRAGVSRLDTLLAPFKNPIVLAAAAGLAIAISGWTPPEALLQPFHLLGGASVPGALLAFGLSLQGVRVLEKGTSPRRDIALASFLKILAQPVLAYLMGRFVFGLDGHALFAVVVVAALPTAQNVFVYAGAYGRGTVLARDAALVTTLASIPAIGVTAALLA, encoded by the coding sequence GTGTCGGGTGTGATCGCGGGGTTCAGTGTCATCTTCGTGATCATCGCCATCGGCTTCACGCTGGGGCGCATGGGCACACTCGGGCACGAGGCGCAGACGGTGCTCAGCCGGCTCGTCTTCTTCGTCGCCACCCCCGCGCTGCTGTTCGACGTGCTCGCGACGTCCGACCTCTCGGTGATCTTCTCGCCCAATCTCTACATCGCGGCGGCCACGGCGTTCGCCGTCGCGATCGTGCACTTCGTCGTCGCGAAACTCTGGCTGCGACGTGCGGTTCCCGAGGCGACCATCGGCGCGCTGTGCGCCGGTTACGTCAACTCCGCGAATCTCGGCATCCCCATCGCGGTCTTCGTGCTCGGCGACGCCTCGTTCGTCGCGCCGCTGCTGTTGTTCCAGATCGTCGTGCTCTCCCCCATCGCGCTGACCATGCTCGACCTGTCGACGATGCGCGCCGGGGTCTCGCGCCTCGACACTCTGCTCGCGCCGTTCAAGAACCCCATCGTCCTGGCCGCCGCGGCCGGGCTCGCCATCGCGATCAGCGGATGGACGCCCCCGGAAGCGCTGCTGCAGCCGTTCCATCTGCTCGGCGGTGCGTCGGTGCCCGGTGCGCTGCTCGCGTTCGGCTTGTCGCTGCAGGGTGTCCGGGTGCTCGAGAAGGGCACGAGCCCCCGCCGCGACATCGCGCTCGCCTCGTTTCTCAAGATCCTCGCCCAGCCCGTGCTCGCGTATCTGATGGGGCGTTTCGTGTTCGGCCTCGACGGCCACGCCCTGTTCGCGGTCGTGGTGGTCGCCGCTCTTCCCACCGCGCAGAACGTCTTCGTCTACGCCGGCGCCTACGGTCGCGGCACGGTGCTCGCCCGCGACGCCGCGCTCGTCACCACCCTCGCCTCCATCCCTGCGATCGGCGTGACCGCCGCCCTGCTGGCGTGA
- a CDS encoding DUF559 domain-containing protein, with protein sequence MGEFDEPFNGTDALAGKCLTPYRLRAMRRLHRDVYIHPDAEMTALRCARAAWLWARGGGVLAGLSAAAVHGSRWVDGRSPAELFRTGSRRGTAGVRVHGDAVLEEEICERDGMSVTTPARTGFDLARWLTPARAVEQLDALCRATGLDPADILAVAERHRGERGLPQVRAVVPRVDPGAESPPETRVRLLLVNHGLPAPTTQVPIVDEGRVIGWADMGWREWRTAVEYDGVHHWTDERQRTKDIERYEAFASLGWSVIRVNSEQLRIRPRTIVERVRRALRASGAPV encoded by the coding sequence ATGGGGGAATTCGACGAGCCGTTCAACGGCACCGACGCGCTGGCCGGGAAGTGCCTGACGCCGTACCGATTGCGGGCCATGCGTCGGCTGCATCGCGACGTGTACATCCATCCCGACGCGGAGATGACGGCGTTGCGGTGTGCGCGTGCGGCCTGGCTGTGGGCGCGAGGCGGTGGCGTACTGGCGGGACTGTCCGCCGCCGCCGTGCACGGCAGCAGGTGGGTCGACGGCCGCTCACCGGCGGAGCTGTTCCGGACCGGGAGTCGCCGCGGCACGGCCGGGGTGCGGGTGCACGGCGATGCCGTGCTCGAGGAGGAGATCTGCGAGCGCGACGGGATGTCGGTGACGACTCCCGCGCGGACCGGTTTCGACCTCGCGCGATGGCTGACACCCGCGCGAGCCGTCGAACAACTCGATGCGTTGTGCCGGGCCACCGGTCTGGATCCGGCGGACATCCTCGCCGTCGCCGAGCGGCACCGCGGAGAGCGCGGTCTTCCGCAGGTGCGCGCGGTCGTACCCCGCGTGGACCCCGGCGCCGAGTCTCCACCCGAGACCAGGGTCCGCCTGTTGCTCGTGAACCACGGATTACCGGCGCCCACGACCCAGGTGCCGATCGTCGACGAGGGCAGAGTGATCGGTTGGGCCGACATGGGGTGGCGTGAATGGCGCACTGCCGTCGAGTACGACGGGGTGCACCACTGGACCGACGAGCGGCAACGCACCAAGGACATCGAGCGCTACGAGGCGTTCGCGTCGCTGGGCTGGTCGGTGATCCGGGTGAATTCCGAGCAACTCCGAATACGTCCGCGGACGATCGTCGAACGGGTCCGCAGGGCGCTGCGGGCTTCGGGTGCACCCGTGTGA
- the rpsR gene encoding 30S ribosomal protein S18, producing the protein MAVKRGPSKKSRAVEGRKPKKNPLFAAKIDYVDYKDVNLLRTFISDRGKIRSRRVTGLTPQQQRQVAIAVKNAREMALLPYVSSK; encoded by the coding sequence ATGGCAGTCAAGCGAGGTCCGTCGAAGAAGTCGCGTGCCGTCGAGGGACGCAAGCCCAAGAAGAACCCCCTCTTCGCGGCGAAGATCGATTACGTCGACTACAAGGACGTCAATCTGCTCCGCACCTTCATCTCCGACCGCGGCAAGATCCGTAGCCGTCGCGTCACGGGCCTGACCCCGCAGCAGCAGCGTCAGGTCGCCATCGCGGTGAAGAACGCCCGCGAGATGGCTCTGCTCCCCTACGTCAGCAGCAAGTAG